The Sporosarcina sp. FSL W7-1349 genome includes the window TTCGACATTTTGTGGAGTAATTATCCACACACGACGCTAACGGCTTCCGGCGAAGCAGTAGGCCTTCCCGATGGACAAATGGGGAATTCCGAGGTCGGCCATTTGAATATCGGCGCAGGACGGATCGTGTACCAGAGCCTCACGCGCATCAACAAGTCAATCCGGGAAGCTGACTTTTTTAATAAAGAAGCGCTGCTGGATGCCATTGCACATGTCAAAGAGCGAGGCTCGGCACTTCATTTAATGGGCCTTCTTTCTGATGGCGGCGTACATAGCCATTATGAGCATCTTTTTGCATTGCTGCGATTGGCGAAGTTGAATGGCATTGAAAAAGTTTATATCCATGGGTTCCTTGACGGCCGGGATGTTGGCCCGCAAACGGCACTGGATTATATCGAAAAGACCGAGTCCATAATGAAAGAGCTGGAGGTCGGCAAGTTTGCTTCTATCTCTGGACGGTATTACGCGATGGATCGGGACAAACGATGGGACCGAGTCGAAAAAGCGTATCGTGCTATCGTGGATGGAGTTGCCCAAACAGCAGCGACTCCGTCGGCCGGTGTTCTTGCTTCGTACGAGCGGGAACTCCATGATGAGTTCGTCATGCCGTTCGTGATCGAGGAGTTGGGAGAGCCGGTTGCCAAGGTGGAAAGCGGGGATGCAGTCATGTTCTTCAATTTCCGTCCGGACCGGGCGATCCAGCTATCCCGTGCCTTCACTGATCCGGCATTTGCCGAATTTGAAACGAAGCAATTGGAAGACTTGAAATTCGTCAGTTTCACGCACTATAGTGATGAAGTAGTTGCGAACGTCGTATTCAACAATGAAAACCTCGATAACACAATAGGGGAAGTCCTTTCGAAAAACGGCTTGCGGCAATTGCGCATCGCGGAGACGGAGAAATATCCGCACGTCACGTTCTTCATGAGCGGCGGCAGAGAGGATAATTTCGAAGGGGAAGAGCGGCTTTTGATTAATTCACCAAAAGTGGCGACATATGACTTGAAGCCGGAAATGAGCGCTTACGAAGTGACGGACGCACTGCTGGATGGGCTTGCGGCCAATCGTTATGATGCCATTATCTTGAACTTCGCCAACCCGGATATGGTCGGCCACAGCGGCATGCTGGAACCGACGATCAAGGCGATCGAAACAGTCGATGAATGCCTAGGCAAAATTATCGATGCGCTGCTTGCAAAAGGCGGGACGGCCATCGTGACAGCCGACCACGGAAATGCGGACGAAGTGACGACACAAGATGGCGCACCGATGACGGCGCATACGACCAATCCGGTGCCTGTCATTGTGACGAAACCGGATATCGAGTTGCGGGAAGGCATTTTGGCCGACTTGGCGCCGACGATGCTGAAATTATTGGATATTGAGCAACCGGAAGAAATGACCGGTACACCATTATTTTAAAAGGGGATAAATGACATGCCAATCATTACAATGATCCAAGCTAGAGAAGTACTGGATTCACGCGGAAATCCGACAGTAGAAGTAGAAGTTATCACGGAAAGCGGCGCATTCGGACGAGCAATCGTTCCGTCCGGCGCATCCACAGGAGAATACGAAGCGGTCGAATTGCGGGATGGCGACAAAGACCGTTATCTTGGGAAAGGTGTTCTAAAAGCAGTCGAGCACGTGAACGACGTCATTGCCGACGAGCTGGAAGACATCTATTCCGTCCTGGACCAAGTGGCGATTGACAAAGCGTTGATCGAACTCGACGGCACTTCGAATAAAGGAAAATTGGGCGCGAACGCGATCCTAGGAGTATCCATGGCGGTTGCACATGCAGCGGCGGATTATTTGGACTTGCCGTTGTATCAATACTTGGGCGGCGTCAATGCGAAGCAATTGCCGGTGCCGATGATGAATATTTTGAACGGCGGCGAGCATGCCGATAACAATGTCGACATCCAAGAGTTCATGATCATGCCGGTCGGCGCGGAATCTTTCCGCCACGGACTTCGCATGGGCGCAGAAATCTTCCATAGCCTGAAAGCAGTATTGCAATCAAAAGGATTGAACACGGCGGTTGGCGATGAAGGCGGATTCGCACCGAATTTGTCTTCGAACGAAGAAGCCCTCTCCACAATTTTGGAAGCGATCGAAAAAGCAGGCTACAAGCCAGGCGAAGAAGTCGTCTTGGCCATGGACGTCGCATCTTCCGAGTTCTATAACAAAGAAGACGGCAACTACAATCTTGCAGGCGAAGGCATCATTCGCACTTCTGAAGAAATGGTCAACTGGTATGAAGAACTTTGCAATAAATATCCGATCATCTCGATTGAAGACGGATTGGACGAAAACGACTGGGCGGGCCATAAATTGCTGACAGAACGCATTGGTAGCAAGGTCCAGCTTGTCGGGGACGACCTGTTCGTAACGAACACAGAAAAACTGGCACGCGGCATCGAAGAAGGCGTCGGCAACTCGATCTTGATCAAAGTGAACCAAATCGGTACGCTGACCGAAACATTCGACGCAATCGAAATGGCGAAATGCGCGGGCTACACAGCAGTCATCTCCCACCGCAGCGGCGAATCCGAAGATACGACAATCGCGGACATCGCGGTAGCAACGAATGCGGGTCAAATCAAAACAGGTGCCCCTTCTCGTACAGACCGTGTCGCGAAATACAACCAATTGCTCCGCATCGAAGACCAATTGGACGAAACCGCACAATACTTGGGCATCAAATCATTCTATAACTTGAAGAAATAAATTTGTTGAAAAAGTCCACTTCGGTGGGCTTTTTTTATGGGCGGAAAGTCTTGATTTGCAAGTAAGTGAGGGTTGAATGCAAGGGAATGGTGGCTGAGTGCAAGGAATATGGTGGGGAGTGTAAGTAAACGGTGGCGGAGTGCAAGGAAATGGTGGGGGAATGCAAGCAAAGTGTAATGTGGGGTAAGAAACGAATGGTGAGGCCTATTTGATTCACCCTGATAAAAGTCCTGATTCGGGAATAAATCTCTGGATGTGACGATTAAATTTCCGAAAGTGACGAATAAGTTTGGAGAAGTGACGAATAATTAAATGAAAGTGACGGATATCTGTTTAAAAGTGACGAATATGTCTCGGAGGTGCGCCAGTTCATGCCCCGGTACTCGAGTTTCCTCCAAGAATATCCCAGCTCCGCAACAAATTCATTCACCCCCTTCCCATCGAATCTCACAAAAGGTTGTCAGGTCCTTACCGTTTTGGTAAAATAGAAGTATTGTGAAGTTCGATTCAGGAGGTGGAACAAAATGCACGCAATACTGATGACACTGCTCGTAGTGGTAGCTTTGGCATTGATCGCAGTCGTTTTATTGCAATCCGGAAAAAGTGCAGGTCTTTCAGGAGCCATCTCTGGTGGGGCTGAACAACTTTTCGGAAAACAAAAAGCGCGTGGCTTGGACCTCGTGTTGCAACGGGTTACCATAGTCCTATCCATTTTGTTTTTCGTATTGGCGATTGCCATCGTTAAATTCTAAATTTCATTATGACAATAACATGACAAACGCCTGACCTTCCGAATGGTCGGGCGTTTTTTGTAGGAGGTCGCATCGAATGAGATTCGCAATACCGAAACCGTTCTTTTTCGAGAAAGGGAAGCGCGCTGTGTTGCTGCTTCATGGGTTCACGGGCAACTCGGCGGACGTCCGGATGTTTGGACGGTTTTTGGAGAGGAAAAACTATACATCTTTGGCTCCCCACTACAAAGGGCATGGCGTCCCGCCGGAGGAATTGATTAAGACCGGTCCTGACGAATGGTGGCAGGACGTTGTCAATGGTTACAATCAATTGAAAGATGCCGGTTATGATGAAATCGCGGTCATCGGCCTATCATTGGGTGGCGTATTTTCCCTGAAAGTAGGGTATAACATGCCAGTGAAAGGGATTGCCACGATGTGCGCGCCGATGTCGATGCGCACGACCGATCTCATGTACGAAGGCGTGCTGAAATACGCGCGGGAATATAAGCGATTTGAAGGAAAAAGTGAAGAAGAAATCGAAAAGGAAGTCGAAGCGTTGGAGCAAAAGTCCATGCCTTCCTTGGCGGATCTTCGGGAATTGGTTTACGATGTTCGGGATCATGTCGACCATATTTATGCACCGCTTTTCGTCGTCCAGGCGACACAGGACGATGTGATTGATCCGGACTCGGCAAATGTCATTTACGAAAATGCCGAATCCGTTGACAAGCACATCAAATGGTACGAGGAGTCCGGCCATGTCATCACACTCGGCCCTGAAAAGGAACAGCTTCATGAAGACCTGTTCGAATTTCTGGAATCGCTCGACTGGAGCGTGTGAAACATATACGAAATGACCAAGCTATAGTATTGAAGGAGGGATGCAATTGGATAGTTTTGAAATGGAATTGCAGCAACGATTGCTGGACTTAATGAGAGAAGATGCCTATAAACCGTTGACGGTTCAGGAAATTCAAGAATTGATGGGAATGGAGCAAGCCGCGGAATTCAAGGAATTGGTGAAAATGCTCGTCCACCTGGAGCAAAAAGGCCAGATTGTTCGTTCCCGTACGAACCGCTACGGCGTGCCGGAACGGATGAATCTCGTTCGCGGGAAATTTATCGGCCATGCCAAAGGATTCGGATTCGTGGCGCCGGAGACGGAAGGGATGGATGATATTTTCATTCCGCCTCATGAGGTGAACGGAGCGATGAACGGAGATATCGTCCTTGTCCGAGTTTCCAATAGCCAGATGGGCGACCGGCGGGAAGGCACGATCATCCGCATTGCGGAACGGGGCACGACCAAGGTTGTCGGAACCTATCAGGATAATAAAGGCTTCGGTTTCGTCATTCCGGATGACAAAAAATTGCCGATGGACATTTTCATAGGCAAAGGTGATTCCTTAGGTGCCGTAGACGGCCATAAAGTCGTCGTCGAAATTACGAATTGGCCGGATGAGCTGAAGTCCGCGACAGGGATGGTCACGCAAATCCTTGGCCATAAAAACGACCCTGGCGTCGATATTTTGTCGATTATCTACAATCATGGGATTGAAATCGAATTCCCGCAAGAAGTGATTGACCAGGCGAATAAAATCCCGGATACGGTGCAGGAAAACGATTTATTCAAACGGCGGGATGTCCGTGATGAATTGACGATTACGATTGACGGCGCGGATGCTAAAGACTTGGACGATGCCATTTCACTGTTCAAGGATGAAAACGGGAACTACGTGCTATCCGTCCACATTTCGGACGTCAGCTATTATGTTACGGAAAATTCGCCGATGGATGCCGAGGCGTATGAACGCGGCACGAGTGTCTATTTGACCGACCGCGTCATCCCGATGCTGCCGCATAAATTATCAAATGGCATTTGTTCATTGAACCCAGGTGTGGACCGGCTAACGTTAACTGCCAAGATGACGATTGACCGGAATGGAAAAGCGATCGAACATGAGATTTTCGAAAGTGTCATCCGCTCCGACGAACGAATGACGTATACGGACGTTTATCAGATCATCGAGGAAAAAGATGAGGAACTGTCTGCGAAATACGAACATATCGTGCCGATGCTCAACGATATGGCGGACTTGGCCCAAATCCTAAGGCAAAAGCGGATGGATCGGGGAGCAATCGACTTTGATTTTAAGGAATCCAAGATTTTGGTCGATGAAAACGGCTGGCCGACCGATGTCGTGGTCCGGGAACGTACAGTTTCCGAGCGCCTAATCGAGGAGTTCATGCTGGCGGCGAATGAAACGATTGCCGAGCATTTCCACTGGATGCAAGTGCCATTCCTCTATCGGATCCACGAAAATCCGAAAGAGGAAAAGCTGCAGCGCTTTTTCGAGTTCCTGACGAATTTCGGAATTGTCGTCAAAGGAACAGGCAATGCAGTCCATCCAAGAGCATTACAGGAAATCGTCGAATCAATTGAAGGGCTGCCAGAAGAGACGGTCATTTCCACCATGCTCCTACGCTCAATGCAGCAAGCGAAATACTTCGAGGAAAGCTTGGGGCATTTCGGGTTGTCTACTGAATTCTATACGCATTTCACGGCGCCGATCCGTCGGTACCCGGACTTGATCGTCCATCGGTTGATCCGGACGTATTTGATTGAGAAAGACGTGTCGTCCCAGACGCTGACGCATTGGGGTGCGGAGCTGCCGGAAATCGCGCAGCATACTTCCGATCGGGAACGCCGTGCGGTCGATGCGGAGCGGGATACGGAATCATTGAAAAAAGCGCAATATATGCTAGATAAAATCGGGGAAGAGTTCGAAGGCGTCATTTCTTCTGTGACAAACTTCGGCATGTTCGTCGAATTGGAGAATACGATTGAAGGGCTCGTCCACGTCAGCTATATGACGGATGACTATTACCGATTCGATGATCGGCAAATGATCATGATTGGGGAGCACACCGGCAAGCAATTCCGGATCGGGGATGAAGTGACGGTGCGGGTCGTGTCGGTCAAACCGGAAGAGCAGGCCATCGACTTCGAAATCGTTGGAATGAAACAATCGTTCCACCGCAAGCGCAAAGAGACACCAACCGTGATTCACGCGAAGAAACGAAGCGGCAGTGGTGGTAGTAGCGACAAAAAGTCTGAAGGCAATGGACGGGATCGGAAGAAATCCGGTTCGAGCGGTTCAGGCGGCTTGGGCAATAAAAAGAAGAAATTTTACGAGGGCGTTGCGAAAAAGTCCAAAAAGCAAGCGCCAAGAAAGAGAAAATAGTGCCGGAGAGGTGATCACCCCTCCGGCATGCTAGAGGGGGGAACGAGATGGCAAAAGGCCAAGGGAAAGTCGTAGCAGTCAATAAAAAGGCGAACCATGACTTCGCTATCGAAGAAACGATCGAAGCGGGTATCGTCCTTCAAGGAACGGAAATCAAATCGATTCGGAACGGGAAAGTGCAATTGCGCGATGCCTTCGTCCGCATCCGCAACAACGAAGCGTGGATTTCCAATATGCACATCAGCCCGTATGATCAGGGAAATCGGTTCAACCACGACCCGCTCCGTTCGAGAAAGCTGCTGCTGCATAAGAAACAGATCAGCACACTCATCGGGCAGACGAAAGAAGCGGGCATGGCCATCGTCCCGTTGAAGATGTACTTGAAAGACGGCTTCGCCAAAGTGCTGATCGGCATTGGAAAAGGGAAGAAGAACTACGACAAGCGGGAAGACCTGAAGAAGAAAGAGGCGAAACGCGAGATGGAGCGCGCCTTCAAAGCCAAACAGCAGTATTGAAATTTGGCCGAAAATGAGGTATACTAGGTTCAGAAGTTAAGTTCAGTGCCTCGCAAGTCGAGGAGATCCTGACATTCCCATCGGGGACGTTACGGATTCGACAGGGGTGGTCTGAGCTTGAGTTGCGCGTCGGAGGGCTCGGCTCCGTCAGAAACGGCATTCTATAATAACAGGCAAAACAAACAACAACCTAGCATTCGCAGCGTAAGCTGATGAATCTGCCTTGCAGTTCCATCGCCCATGTGGCATTGTAAGGCTCACCTATTAGTGGGATACGACGACTGCCGCTTCCTGAGGCAGCCGGAAGAGACTACCAGGATAGCGCCTCCGAGTCGCCCTGATTGTCGGCAAACGGAAGCGCGAAACCCAATAGACAATCTACACGCGTAGATGCTTGAGTGTTGGAGCCTCTGGACGCGGGTTCGACTCCCGCCGTCTCCATAAATTAATTTCATGGAGTTTCAAACAGTGTCAAAACCCTTGATATTCAAGGGTTTTTTCTTTTACCCTGTTTCATCTGATTTCATATAGTATCAATCGAACGTAGTCAAAAACGTAGTCAAAGCGTAGTCATTTATCTACATCTCAATGTAGTTGGCAAACTTCAATATTGCTTCTTCTTTTGCCTTCTTCGTAACATGAGCGTAGATGTTCATTGTCGTCTGAACGTCACTATGGCCTAAACGATCTTGCACTTCTTTCAAAGTAGCTCCCGCTTCAAATAACAATGAACAATGGGTATGACGTAATCCATGCGTAGTTATTGTACCGATGCTATATTTCTTCTGCACATGTACAATCCATTTGCGAGTTTTCGTAGGTTGCAAATACTCATTATGCTCATTGCTGAATACAAGCTGCTTTGGTTGTAACGTATTGAAGCCAAGCTTTAAATAATCCTGCTTCTGCTTTTTCTTCCACTCTTTTAGCACGGTCATTGTTTTGTCGTCCATTTTGATGGCACGTGATACGCCGGTTTTAGTGGATTTTACATATAGCTGATTATCTTTACCACGTGAAAGTGCCTTATTGATACGAATTTCATTTGTAGTGAAATTTAGATCGTTCCATGTAAGCGCCAATGCTTCACCTTTACGCATACCGCTGAAGGCTAGTAATCGGAATAGGGCATATGCTTTGAAGTTACTCTCTTGCTCTAAGCACGATAGGAACTCAATAAGCTGCTCACGAGTATAGAAGTTCTCTGTTTCGTCTTCATCCGCCACAATAGACTTCTTAGAAACGTTGGCGGGCGTATCCACATGTGCAAACGGATTTGTTTGTATATAGCCACGCTTAATCGCAAAGTCTAATACCTTAGCAGCATATGCTTTTACCATACGAAACTTCTTTAGCTTGTCCGCCCATTCATCTACATGCTTTTGGCAAACATCGACATGTATCTTTTCAATCTTGTAGTCACCCATAGCCGGTAATATATGATTTTTGAAGATACCTGTTGTTTTTACAAACGTGCTCTCCTCAACGGTCTTTTCATATTGCTTCACCCACAGGTCATAGACTTCCTGATAAGTTTCGGCACGTTCTTGTTGGTATGTGCCGTTAGCAACATCTAACTTGATACGAGCTAACGCTAATTCCGCTTCTTTACGTGTTTTAAAGCCCCGCTTCATTGTACGTTTTTGCTTTCCGGTTAGCGGATCAACACCTAAATAAGCCGGGAACTCATATCGTAATTCACCGTTTTTCAGCTTATAACTCTTTATGGGTGATACTTTTTTCTTTGCCATGATAATTCCTCCTGAATCAGTTGCGGGGGCAAATGATTAAAGAGAGGATTTACCTCTAGCGATATTATAACCGATTCTAGTGGCAAATCCTCATCAAATTAAATCAGAAACTATGATCTTGTAAAAAACGGTCAATCTCCTTGCGTGATACCCGCTTAATCCCTTCTATCTCACACACTTGTAATCCCATCTCTCGGAACTTCACAAACGTGTTATAAGAGACACCAGCGTACTTGGCACCTTCTTTCAAGGACAACCATCCACTCTCCATCATTTGATGCTGGGCAGCTAACAATGCCTTCTGAACAGCTCTCATTACTACATCTTCTATATCTATCATCATTGCTTGGTTATTCATTAATAGTAGCTCCTTCTCATTTAATCCCCGCCACAATATGTGCTTTCGTTGCTTTATACGAGCATGGAATGAAAGAGTTAAAAAGAAGAATTAATAAATTGCATTCAAAACTGGGCGGGCGGTTGTTAATAAAGAAGATGTGTTAGCGGTTGCTTATTCGTTTTCTAGGGGGAACAATACAGAGCAGCAAGGCAGAAGGGGAATGCAGACAATATATACATAATAGAAAGTGGTTGAAATAATTACAGTTATTTATAACAGGTTGTGTGGCTGAACAGAATTAGACAGGCGTATGTCAAGTCCCTGATTCTAGGGTGAATGAATAAAAAACAAAATAAATTTGAGGTTTTATAATTACCCCCCCAGTGCCTAGCATTTCAAGCCTTGAAGCGGCATTGGATGGGGGCCTTTTGATGCCTACGGGAATTTTTTTGTGAAAAGTGGTGCGAATTTAATTTAACTATATTAAGTGATCAGCGTATATGCAAGTGCAAGTGTTAATTTGCGAATAACAGTAATGAAGGGGAATGAAATATGATGAAATTGGTTGATTATTTAAAGAAGATGAGTGAAGGAGGAGAATTAAAAACCAAAGCAAACTTAGGGTATGTCTACATACCGAACAATATCCACCGGTGTCTTAGAGTGAGCCAAGAGGAAAAGATGGTACTATTTAATATATACAGTCTTTACAATGAAGAGAAAGGTTGCGCTTTTCCTACACAACAGACTTTAGCTATGTATTTAGGGGTAACATCCTCGTCTGTGAGTAAGTCTTTAAAAAGCCTGGAAGCTAAAAACTTTATTCAATCGTATGGGAAAAAAGGCAAAAAGAAAAGATATATTCCGCGGTGGGATCTTAGTCATAATCCATATATTGTGTTAAGTGAAGCTTTCCATTTTGCAACAAAGATTCTCAGTAAAAGAATACCCGATGATATCAACGGGGATTGGGGAAATAAATTGCTACAGTTGGTCAATGCCACTAAAAACATTGAATTTACAGACCGTGATTTATATGGCAATCTTATTCAAAAATATAATGATGGATCAGTAAATGGGGATGTTATTTATGATTTGTTTACACTAGTAACTCAATATCTTGAAAGGACCTATAATATTATAATTGAGGTCAATTGGAAAGATGAAGTGGATAATTATCTGAAAATCAGTAAGGAACGAACTAAAAAACGTAAATCAAACGCTTGGCAAAATAACAGCAACAAAAACATTTTTCTGGATGAAGAAGAAGAGAAAAAAACACAGGCAATAAATCAGTGGATGATAGATGGGGGGTATATTAAATAATTACAATGAGCTACCAATCAGGTAGCTTTTTTTGATGCGTTAAATGCAATACTCTTATTCAATTATTAAATAGAGACCGTCAAAAATGAAATAGGATATTCATAAAAGAAAAGCTGAATATCATTTACTCAGACATACTATTATCATATACAAATATCATCCTATAATTATTTACTCTAATACCTACTACTAACGGAAAAGGGGGAAAGATAACTTCAAAAAACTTCTATTCCATGAGTTGTTTTTATACTTATTCTTGTCATGCTGCGCCACTGGCGGGGAATTTCGAAATTAACTTAGTCTCGCTATCTTTACTTTGAAATAATTGTGGTGCATGGTGCGGATTCAGACGAATAATGCAACAGACCACAACAAAGGCCCCCCCTGGTGCGTTAATTATTTTGTGGTTGTCAATTTTGTTTGGACAGAGACTTAACTAACTTGTTTCCATACATCTATACTATCTCCACTTTTTTGTTGTAGCTAACACACTGTCCTCAATAGCGAATGTCATAATAAGTATCTCCTGTTAATTAGTTTAAATGATATAATTAAGCTATAGATTATTGTAGACACTACATTTGAGACAGAAAGGTGAGCTAAATGAGTACAGAAGCGAAAAGCTCTAGAAGTTTCATTTCGTTGGTCAAGGAAATGGATGCACCGTACCGCACGCAACGTGATAGAGGGACAATGTTTGAGCTGTTATCACGTACATATTTTAAAAATGAGCCGATGTATAAGCGCTTATTCGATGATGTTTGGACATTAAACGAGGTTCCGGAGGAATATGGAATCCCCAAAAATGATACAGGCGTTGATTTAGTTGCTAAGGAACATGAAACAGGTGATCTGGTTGCAATTCAATGTAAATACTATGCAGAAGATGTAACTATTCACAAGCAACATATTGATTCATTTTTAAACGAAGTTGGTAAAAAGTATTATTCAAAAGGAATTATTATCACATCAACTGATAATTGGGGTAAAAATGCAGAAGATGCTCTTCTTGGCCGTGATAAAGAAATTACCCGGATATCATTAACTCAACTAAAGGACAGTACTATTGATTGGTCAGAATTCAGCTATAGTACTCCTGAAAAGGTGAAAATACAAAGCAAAAAAACCCCTCGTCTTCACCAAATACCTGCTATTGAGGCGGTTGTAAATGGATTTAAAACTGTTGATCGTGGAAAGCTTATCATGGCTCCTGGAACAGGGAAGACATACACGTCAATGGCAATTGCTGAGGAGTTGGCAAAGAAAAAGAACGGCATTTTCAGAGTCCTATATTTAGTGCCAAGCATTCAACTACTTTCCCAAACCTTACGTGGGTGGACAGCTGATACAAATTACAATATGGATGCTATTGCCGTTTGTTCAGACAGGAAAGTTACGAAACAAGAGAGTAATACTGAGTTTGAAGACATTACTGTGGCGGATATTGGTTTCCCAGCAACGACAAGTCCTGAAAAGCTTTTGAAGTACCAAGAGCGTATTGAAATGAATCAAGCAAAAGGAGATTTCCTA containing:
- a CDS encoding DNA-binding protein, with the translated sequence MNNQAMMIDIEDVVMRAVQKALLAAQHQMMESGWLSLKEGAKYAGVSYNTFVKFREMGLQVCEIEGIKRVSRKEIDRFLQDHSF
- a CDS encoding site-specific integrase, whose protein sequence is MAKKKVSPIKSYKLKNGELRYEFPAYLGVDPLTGKQKRTMKRGFKTRKEAELALARIKLDVANGTYQQERAETYQEVYDLWVKQYEKTVEESTFVKTTGIFKNHILPAMGDYKIEKIHVDVCQKHVDEWADKLKKFRMVKAYAAKVLDFAIKRGYIQTNPFAHVDTPANVSKKSIVADEDETENFYTREQLIEFLSCLEQESNFKAYALFRLLAFSGMRKGEALALTWNDLNFTTNEIRINKALSRGKDNQLYVKSTKTGVSRAIKMDDKTMTVLKEWKKKQKQDYLKLGFNTLQPKQLVFSNEHNEYLQPTKTRKWIVHVQKKYSIGTITTHGLRHTHCSLLFEAGATLKEVQDRLGHSDVQTTMNIYAHVTKKAKEEAILKFANYIEM
- a CDS encoding helix-turn-helix domain-containing protein, whose protein sequence is MMKLVDYLKKMSEGGELKTKANLGYVYIPNNIHRCLRVSQEEKMVLFNIYSLYNEEKGCAFPTQQTLAMYLGVTSSSVSKSLKSLEAKNFIQSYGKKGKKKRYIPRWDLSHNPYIVLSEAFHFATKILSKRIPDDINGDWGNKLLQLVNATKNIEFTDRDLYGNLIQKYNDGSVNGDVIYDLFTLVTQYLERTYNIIIEVNWKDEVDNYLKISKERTKKRKSNAWQNNSNKNIFLDEEEEKKTQAINQWMIDGGYIK
- the rnr gene encoding ribonuclease R is translated as MQLDSFEMELQQRLLDLMREDAYKPLTVQEIQELMGMEQAAEFKELVKMLVHLEQKGQIVRSRTNRYGVPERMNLVRGKFIGHAKGFGFVAPETEGMDDIFIPPHEVNGAMNGDIVLVRVSNSQMGDRREGTIIRIAERGTTKVVGTYQDNKGFGFVIPDDKKLPMDIFIGKGDSLGAVDGHKVVVEITNWPDELKSATGMVTQILGHKNDPGVDILSIIYNHGIEIEFPQEVIDQANKIPDTVQENDLFKRRDVRDELTITIDGADAKDLDDAISLFKDENGNYVLSVHISDVSYYVTENSPMDAEAYERGTSVYLTDRVIPMLPHKLSNGICSLNPGVDRLTLTAKMTIDRNGKAIEHEIFESVIRSDERMTYTDVYQIIEEKDEELSAKYEHIVPMLNDMADLAQILRQKRMDRGAIDFDFKESKILVDENGWPTDVVVRERTVSERLIEEFMLAANETIAEHFHWMQVPFLYRIHENPKEEKLQRFFEFLTNFGIVVKGTGNAVHPRALQEIVESIEGLPEETVISTMLLRSMQQAKYFEESLGHFGLSTEFYTHFTAPIRRYPDLIVHRLIRTYLIEKDVSSQTLTHWGAELPEIAQHTSDRERRAVDAERDTESLKKAQYMLDKIGEEFEGVISSVTNFGMFVELENTIEGLVHVSYMTDDYYRFDDRQMIMIGEHTGKQFRIGDEVTVRVVSVKPEEQAIDFEIVGMKQSFHRKRKETPTVIHAKKRSGSGGSSDKKSEGNGRDRKKSGSSGSGGLGNKKKKFYEGVAKKSKKQAPRKRK
- the eno gene encoding phosphopyruvate hydratase, which produces MPIITMIQAREVLDSRGNPTVEVEVITESGAFGRAIVPSGASTGEYEAVELRDGDKDRYLGKGVLKAVEHVNDVIADELEDIYSVLDQVAIDKALIELDGTSNKGKLGANAILGVSMAVAHAAADYLDLPLYQYLGGVNAKQLPVPMMNILNGGEHADNNVDIQEFMIMPVGAESFRHGLRMGAEIFHSLKAVLQSKGLNTAVGDEGGFAPNLSSNEEALSTILEAIEKAGYKPGEEVVLAMDVASSEFYNKEDGNYNLAGEGIIRTSEEMVNWYEELCNKYPIISIEDGLDENDWAGHKLLTERIGSKVQLVGDDLFVTNTEKLARGIEEGVGNSILIKVNQIGTLTETFDAIEMAKCAGYTAVISHRSGESEDTTIADIAVATNAGQIKTGAPSRTDRVAKYNQLLRIEDQLDETAQYLGIKSFYNLKK
- the secG gene encoding preprotein translocase subunit SecG, which translates into the protein MHAILMTLLVVVALALIAVVLLQSGKSAGLSGAISGGAEQLFGKQKARGLDLVLQRVTIVLSILFFVLAIAIVKF
- the gpmI gene encoding 2,3-bisphosphoglycerate-independent phosphoglycerate mutase; this encodes MGKTGPVALIILDGFGLRDENFGNAVAQANKPNFDILWSNYPHTTLTASGEAVGLPDGQMGNSEVGHLNIGAGRIVYQSLTRINKSIREADFFNKEALLDAIAHVKERGSALHLMGLLSDGGVHSHYEHLFALLRLAKLNGIEKVYIHGFLDGRDVGPQTALDYIEKTESIMKELEVGKFASISGRYYAMDRDKRWDRVEKAYRAIVDGVAQTAATPSAGVLASYERELHDEFVMPFVIEELGEPVAKVESGDAVMFFNFRPDRAIQLSRAFTDPAFAEFETKQLEDLKFVSFTHYSDEVVANVVFNNENLDNTIGEVLSKNGLRQLRIAETEKYPHVTFFMSGGREDNFEGEERLLINSPKVATYDLKPEMSAYEVTDALLDGLAANRYDAIILNFANPDMVGHSGMLEPTIKAIETVDECLGKIIDALLAKGGTAIVTADHGNADEVTTQDGAPMTAHTTNPVPVIVTKPDIELREGILADLAPTMLKLLDIEQPEEMTGTPLF
- a CDS encoding alpha/beta hydrolase, which translates into the protein MRFAIPKPFFFEKGKRAVLLLHGFTGNSADVRMFGRFLERKNYTSLAPHYKGHGVPPEELIKTGPDEWWQDVVNGYNQLKDAGYDEIAVIGLSLGGVFSLKVGYNMPVKGIATMCAPMSMRTTDLMYEGVLKYAREYKRFEGKSEEEIEKEVEALEQKSMPSLADLRELVYDVRDHVDHIYAPLFVVQATQDDVIDPDSANVIYENAESVDKHIKWYEESGHVITLGPEKEQLHEDLFEFLESLDWSV
- the smpB gene encoding SsrA-binding protein SmpB, whose amino-acid sequence is MAKGQGKVVAVNKKANHDFAIEETIEAGIVLQGTEIKSIRNGKVQLRDAFVRIRNNEAWISNMHISPYDQGNRFNHDPLRSRKLLLHKKQISTLIGQTKEAGMAIVPLKMYLKDGFAKVLIGIGKGKKNYDKREDLKKKEAKREMERAFKAKQQY